DNA from Candidatus Atribacteria bacterium:
AGCCAGCACAAAAAATGGACCATCCAGAATCTATCTTAATCAAGGGATATATGCTGAAATTACACTTAGATTTATAAGGAAATCGTTTGTTCCTTGTGAATACACCTATCCCAACTACAAGACCAGCGAATATATGAATTTTTTAATTTCAGTTAGACAAAAATATAAATTACAATTAAAAGAGTTCAAAAATATTGTCTCAAGCAACAACAGTGGATTTGATAAGCTTTTACACAATTTTAAACAAAAGAAAAGAAGGAATGTACTAAAATAATTTGGTGAAAACAAGGGCATTTATTGCCATAAATTTAAATCCAGAGATAAAAGAATATTTAGCTTCTATTCAAGCTATCCTATCTATCCCAGAAAGCAAAATAAAATGGGTAGAAAAACTAAACTTGCACCTCACAATGAAATTTTTAGGCTACATTTCGCTAAAAGAAAGGGAATTAGTAAAATCGATATTAAAAAAAATCGCCATCCGACACCATTCTTTTGTTATTAAATTATCTTCTCATATAGGAATATTCCCCAGTTATCAGATGCCTCGAATAATATGGGTGGGAATTAAAGAAGGGTTAAGCGAGATAGAAATGATTTATAATGAAGTAGAAGATAATTTATCGAATAATGGCTTTCCTCGTGAAGACAAAGATTTTTCCGGTCACATTACCATCGGAAGGGCAAAGTTTATTCAAAACAAGACTGATTTTATTCAAATAATCAAAAGAATTCAGGTAAATAATCTTTCACAGACGATTGATAGTATTGATCTCATGGAAAGCAATTTAACACCGAATGGGCCAATATATAATCTAACCGCCCAATTCCCTTTATTGATGCAATAGAATAATAAATAGAGGGGTAAATTTTTCATAAAAAAGAAATATAAAGGAGTAAACTAAAAAATGACTGACAAAATACAACAAAAGAACCCGGAAAGAGAAAAAGCATTAAATGTGGCGATGCAAAATATTGAGCAAAGATTTGGAAAAGGATCTATTATGAAATTAGGAGACCGCCCAAAAGTATCTGGAAGTAACACTATCTCAACCGGTTCACTAAGCCTTGATATCGCTCTGGGAATAGGTGGAGTTCCAAGGGGAAGAGTAATAGAGATTTTCGGTCCTGAATCTTCCGGAAAGACTACACTTGCTTTACATATTATCGCTGAAGCTCAAAAAAATGATGGTATCGCTGCTTTTATCGATGCTGAACATGCCTTAGATCCAATCTATGCAAAAAACATTGGAGTTAATACAGATGAATTAATTATTTCTCAACCCGATACTGGTGAACAAGCCTTAGAAATAGCCGAATCTTTAGTTAGAAGTAATGCTGTTGATGTTATTGTGGTAGATTCAGTAGCTGCCTTAGTACCTAAAGCAGAAATAGAAGGTAATATGGGAGATTCCTATATGGGATTACAAGCAAGATTAATGTCCCAGGCATTAAGAAAGCTAACCGCAATTATTAGCAAATCAAGGACCACAACTGTATTTGTAAACCAAATTAGAGAAAAAATAGGCATTTTTTTTGGTAATCCTGAGACAACACCTGGGGGAAGAGCTCTCAAGTTTTATTCTACTATTAGAATGGATATTAGAAGAAAGGCCACTATTAAAAAAGATGAAAATGATGTGGGAATTACCGCGAAGGTAAAAGTGGTAAAAAATAAGTTAGCCCCTCCTTTCAAAGAAACCATGTTTGATATAATTTTTGGCAAAGGAATATCCAAAGAAGGGGATATTATCGATCTTGGTGTTAAATATAATATATTACAAAAATCGGGAGTTTGGATATCTTATAATAATATAAAATTCGGCCAAGGACGGGAAAACTGTAAAACCTATCTAGAAGAACACCCTGAAATTGCACAAGAAATTGAAAACAAAATATTTGAAGCAGCTGGGGTCGACAAAAAAATTAATATAGAAGAGGGTCCAAAAAAATAGGTAAAATTACCTCTATAAAGTATGATAAAAAAGATATCAGCAAGATAATTATTTGCCTTGATAATAAGGCCAAATACAAAATCAATGAAAATATAATTAAATCTCTTGATATTAGCCTTGGCAAAGAATTGACTAATCAAGAGATAGAAAAAATCATTTCGGAAGATGAGATCATAAGAGGTAAAGAATATCTTTTAAAGATTCTATCTCGTAGAGCTTATAGCAGATATGAAATATCTAAAAAATTACAGTACAAAGGTTATTCGAAAAAGATTATAGCTTATCTTATTTTATGGTTAGAGAATAATGATTATATTAACGATGAACTTTTTGCCGAGATGTGGACACAATTCCAATTACAAAACAAACCTATAGGTAGGTATAAGTTAAATAAAGAGCTAAGAATGAAAGGGATCAAAGAGGATATCATTCAAAAAGTAATAGAAAAAACCTACCAAGAAATAGATGAATTAACCTTAGCTCGAGACCTTATTCAAGATAAAATTGTCTCATCTAAAATAAAAAATATTGAGGTCGATCCCAAAAAAATATATAATTATTTGTTAAGAAGAGGTTTTTCAATAGAAATTTCCAGAAATATTTACGATGAACTAAACAATAAAAATACAGTAATAAGTGATAGCTAATGGGTAATAAGATTAAGCTTAAAATTATAAAAAGAGGTGCTCGTTACAGATTACTTATTACTGGTTACTTTATTTTATACTCAATATGAATTTTATCTGATTCTCGGATTCTACTATTTTTATAAGATGCAAATTTCTTAGTATAAAAATTTACTAGCTTTTTTTCTCTTTCTTAACTCGATACTTGATACTAAATACTCAATACCTTCTTTTGTCAATTTGACTTTTTCATCTATACAGGTTAAAATATTTTAAACAAATATGGCATTTTTTATAATCTCTTATCTAATTTATACGGTTTCTAATTCTTGATAAATACATTGTTGATTATTTAAAAAGTTATTTAAATTAAATTATATCTACGTACCTTGTAAATTGAATATTAGGAGGTGAAGTAATATTAGAATTTACTATATCATTATTCTAAACATTTTTATTGGTTTAATCATAGGTTATTTCTTCGCTAAATATATTGCCAAAGCAAAGATTTCATCAGCAGAGATAAGCGCTAGGAATATTATAGAAAACGCCGAAAGAGAAGCAAATTCCTTAAAGAAAGAAACTGAGTTGCAAGCAAAAGAAGAGGCTTATAATATTAAAAAAGACGTTGAGATAGAAATCAAACAAAAGCGAGTTGAAATGCAGAGGCTTGAGAATAGCTTAATTAACCGAAGTAATAGCCTGGTTCAAAAAATAGAATCACTTGAAAAAAGAGAAAAATCAATAAATTATAAAGAAAAGGAACTCGAAAATAATATCCAAAAAATCAATGATTTATACTTAGAACAAAAAAATGAATTGATAAAGATTTCAAATATGAGTATAGAAGAAGCCAAAAAAGAACTTTTTAGCAATTTAGAAAAAGAACTCGCCCATGAAACCGGTAAGATGATTAAAGAGATTGAAGAACAGGCAAAAGTTGAAGCAGATAAAAAATCCAGAAACATAATATCACTAGCGATTCAAAGATATTCTGCTGACCATACTGTCGAAACAACTACCTCTTTTGTACCGTTACCCAATGAAGACATGAAAGGAAGGATAATAGGGAGGGAAGGCAGAAATATCAGAACATTTGAGATGTTAAGTGGGGTTGACTTAATAGTAGATGATACTCCGGAAGCAGTAATTATTTCGGGGTTTGATCCTATACGAAGAGAAGTAGCTCGACTATCTTTAGAAAAGCTAATTACCGATGGCCGTATACAACCAGCAAGAATTGAAGAAATAATAGAAAAAACCAAAGTAATTGTTAACAACAAGATTCAAGAAGAAGGAGAACAGGTAGTATTTGATACAAATATAAAAAATTTAAATCCAAAACTTATTAATTTGTTGGGGAAGCTAAAATATCGCACAAGTTACGGACAGAATGTCCTACAACATTCCATAGAAGTTGCTTATCTATCTGAAATTATGGCTTCAGAAATTGGGGTAAATTCTCAATTAGCAAAAAGGGCAGGTCTACTTCATGACATTGGGAAAGCGGTTGATCATGAAATAGAAGGGGCTCACGCAATAATTGGCTCTGAAATTGCAAAGAAAAATGGTGAAAGTCCCGAAGTTATTAATGCGATTGCTGCTCACCATTCAGATGTAGAACCTAAAAGCATTGAAGCAGTTTTAGTTCAAGCTGCTGATGCTATATCTGCTTCCCGTCCCGGGGCTCGTCGTGAGATGTTAGAAACCTATATAAAAAGACTTGAAAAATTGGAAGAAATTGCTAATTCTTTTGAAGGTGTAGAAAGAGCATTTGCTATACAAGCAGGAAGAGAAATAAGAATAATCGTAAATCCGGAAGAAGTAGATGATTATACGGCAAAAAAGATTTCCAGGGATATCTCAAAAAAAGTGGAAAAGAATATTGATTATCCCGGCCAGATTAAAGTGATGGTTATTAGAGAAACCCGCTCGGTAGAATATGCAAAATAGATAAGTGTTTATTATGAAAATAGATAACGAAATTTAACACTAAGGAGGTAGTTTAATCAAAAATTACCTCCTTAATTTTTTATGCAGTTTAATTTTTTAGGTGATTTTTAGGTTTTGTATGTGATTAGATTAGATAAAAGTATTTTAATTAAATTTATTATGAATAACTAATTAGTTAGTAAAAATTTAATAAAGGAGGTAAAAAATGGGAAATAAAAAACACTTTAATGAAAATGATGCAAAAAAAATTGGCGAAAAATTAGGTATTACCTGGGATAAATTTGATTTAGAGCAATTTCGAATGGGTATGGATGTGGAATTAGAGCATGGTTTGATCAATCCAGCGACAAACGTTACAGATGATAACCCTTTAACGACCGGAAAAATTGCCTTAGCGCACTTGAATGAATTTCCTGATTATTATACCAGACTAACAAAGATGGAAAAGGAAGCAGACGATTTTTGGGGTAAAGATTAATTCAATTTCTTTAAAAATATAAGATACTATTATAAAAGTATAAAATTAAGCTTAAAATATTACATTTTACTGTGGGCATAATTTATGAAGCATTTAACTCAAAATAAGCCGAAAGTCTTTATTAAGACTTTCGGCTGCCAGATGAACGTTAACGATTCAGAATATATCATTGGTCAATTATTAAAATTAGGTTATTCGACTACCAATGATATTTTTTCCTCCAACTTAATATTATTAAATACTTGCTGTGTTAGAGCCAAAGTCGAGCAGAAAATATTTAGTTTAATTGGAAAGATAAAAGAAATAAAGGAATCTAATCCGGATGTAATTTTAGGTATTTGTGGATGTATGGCTCAAAAGGAAAAAGAAAATATCTTTGAAAGAGCTCCTTTCGTTGATTTAATATTCAACCCTTCCCAAATCAATAATATAGAAACAATGATCAATAATATTAAATATGGCAGTAATAAATATATTTATTGTGACCATACTTCCAAATTTAGTCTGGATCACCTTCCTATTCAAAGGGAAAGTAAAATATCTGCCTGGATTCAAATAATGAGGGGTTGTAATAATTACTGCTCTTACTGTGTGGTCCCCTACACCAGAGGTCCAGAGCAGAGCAGGGAAGTTTCAGAAATCTTATCAGAAGTAAATAATTTAGCCCAAAAGAAGTATAAAGAAATATTTTTATTAGGTCAAAATGTCAATTCCTACGGTAATGATCTTGCACAATCTATTAGTTTTCCCAAATTATTGGAATTATTAAATAAAATTGAGGGCATAGAAAGAATAAGATTCACTACTTCTCATCCCAAAG
Protein-coding regions in this window:
- a CDS encoding DUF4416 family protein, encoding ASTKNGPSRIYLNQGIYAEITLRFIRKSFVPCEYTYPNYKTSEYMNFLISVRQKYKLQLKEFKNIVSSNNSGFDKLLHNFKQKKRRNVLK
- the thpR gene encoding RNA 2',3'-cyclic phosphodiesterase gives rise to the protein MVKTRAFIAINLNPEIKEYLASIQAILSIPESKIKWVEKLNLHLTMKFLGYISLKERELVKSILKKIAIRHHSFVIKLSSHIGIFPSYQMPRIIWVGIKEGLSEIEMIYNEVEDNLSNNGFPREDKDFSGHITIGRAKFIQNKTDFIQIIKRIQVNNLSQTIDSIDLMESNLTPNGPIYNLTAQFPLLMQ
- the recA gene encoding recombinase RecA; this encodes MTDKIQQKNPEREKALNVAMQNIEQRFGKGSIMKLGDRPKVSGSNTISTGSLSLDIALGIGGVPRGRVIEIFGPESSGKTTLALHIIAEAQKNDGIAAFIDAEHALDPIYAKNIGVNTDELIISQPDTGEQALEIAESLVRSNAVDVIVVDSVAALVPKAEIEGNMGDSYMGLQARLMSQALRKLTAIISKSRTTTVFVNQIREKIGIFFGNPETTPGGRALKFYSTIRMDIRRKATIKKDENDVGITAKVKVVKNKLAPPFKETMFDIIFGKGISKEGDIIDLGVKYNILQKSGVWISYNNIKFGQGRENCKTYLEEHPEIAQEIENKIFEAAGVDKKINIEEGPKK
- a CDS encoding regulatory protein RecX, which encodes MGKITSIKYDKKDISKIIICLDNKAKYKINENIIKSLDISLGKELTNQEIEKIISEDEIIRGKEYLLKILSRRAYSRYEISKKLQYKGYSKKIIAYLILWLENNDYINDELFAEMWTQFQLQNKPIGRYKLNKELRMKGIKEDIIQKVIEKTYQEIDELTLARDLIQDKIVSSKIKNIEVDPKKIYNYLLRRGFSIEISRNIYDELNNKNTVISDS
- the rny gene encoding ribonuclease Y, with the translated sequence MRIYYIIILNIFIGLIIGYFFAKYIAKAKISSAEISARNIIENAEREANSLKKETELQAKEEAYNIKKDVEIEIKQKRVEMQRLENSLINRSNSLVQKIESLEKREKSINYKEKELENNIQKINDLYLEQKNELIKISNMSIEEAKKELFSNLEKELAHETGKMIKEIEEQAKVEADKKSRNIISLAIQRYSADHTVETTTSFVPLPNEDMKGRIIGREGRNIRTFEMLSGVDLIVDDTPEAVIISGFDPIRREVARLSLEKLITDGRIQPARIEEIIEKTKVIVNNKIQEEGEQVVFDTNIKNLNPKLINLLGKLKYRTSYGQNVLQHSIEVAYLSEIMASEIGVNSQLAKRAGLLHDIGKAVDHEIEGAHAIIGSEIAKKNGESPEVINAIAAHHSDVEPKSIEAVLVQAADAISASRPGARREMLETYIKRLEKLEEIANSFEGVERAFAIQAGREIRIIVNPEEVDDYTAKKISRDISKKVEKNIDYPGQIKVMVIRETRSVEYAK
- the miaB gene encoding tRNA (N6-isopentenyl adenosine(37)-C2)-methylthiotransferase MiaB — protein: MKHLTQNKPKVFIKTFGCQMNVNDSEYIIGQLLKLGYSTTNDIFSSNLILLNTCCVRAKVEQKIFSLIGKIKEIKESNPDVILGICGCMAQKEKENIFERAPFVDLIFNPSQINNIETMINNIKYGSNKYIYCDHTSKFSLDHLPIQRESKISAWIQIMRGCNNYCSYCVVPYTRGPEQSREVSEILSEVNNLAQKKYKEIFLLGQNVNSYGNDLAQSISFPKLLELLNKIEGIERIRFTTSHPKDLSFDLIKVIKNCKKVCKHIHLPIQSGSNKILKMMNRKYDINYYKNIIKEIRNKIINIAITTDVMVGFPGETEEDFMDTLNAFKEIQFDEAYTFIYSNRENAIASQFPVQIPLEIKKERLWKLIDLQKEISARINKRLEGKTFEILVDKQSTKNIANQFSGRTDNNKTMVFTSQKDLLGKLVKIKTINSSPWTLYGELIEK